The genomic stretch GAATGGAATCAACTTATGTATATCACTATTAGTCATACCCATAGAAACAATCCTATACGGACAGAGATATAAAACCATCCATGTTTATCCCAACTAGATGACGATGCAAGACTTCCTTGATCGCCAAGTTTCCCTTCTTTCGAGGTCAAAGCTGTGGATCCCTAAAAGTAGAACAGAAAACCCAATTTAACACGATCTTAATACAAATAATATACTGAGTTGAATATCTCGACTGCAACAGACAACTTCCAGTTAAATTAAAAACTTACAATCAAATTAGACGTCGAATATCCAGCTGATGAATAGTGCCATAGAATAAAGAACACTATGAGTGATACACTAAAGAACCTGTGTATGAAAACCAAAGCCTGGAATTTCAAAAGGCATCATTACAGTATGACATGCAAGTAAGCATTAACTAATAACCATTATATGCCATTTTCAAATTCATTTTTCATGACAAAAACTGACTAAATTGTTAAATATGAATGCATATTAACATAATAATGGTTTAGACTTTCTCTTATCTATTGGAACAATAAATCCAGAGCCGTCTTAATTTTTTCGGAGGGCCTTGTGTAGATTAGTTGTAGTTTAAGCATGGAAaaacattataaatattttacGAGGCCTCATTTAGACACAAGTTAACTGTGAAAAAAattgaggccctgtgcggtagcccgccttgcacgccctcaaagacggccctgaaTAAATCATTGCAATGATTCAAATCCTACTGGTTTGCAACCACATAGTGatgaaaattgaattaaataagaAAGAATTGAGATAAAATAAACCGTGACCTTGTTTTTAGAAAGATTAGGAAGAGAGAAGACGAGTGACGAAAACGGAGCAGCAATGACGGTGAGCAACAATGAACCTACAAATAGGCCAGGTAGATTTGATAGTCCCAATGAAATGGCACCTTCGTCACGCAAAGGTAGAACTACGAAATACGCACTCAAAATCTGCAAAACGATTCaaaaaattggaagaaaaaaaaagttaaatggaAGAAGAACATTGAGAAAGTGAAATCACAGGCATAACATTGAGATGAGAAACTcacgaagaagaagcagaagaaggaGTGGAGAAGAGCAGAGGACTCGTGCGGGTGCACCGTAACGAACACGGAGATAATCGCATCAAATCTATTCCTCCCCATCGCGTTTCTGTTTTCCGATTCGgaagcaagaggaagaacaagttttttttttttttgcatagtATCTAGATCCCAAGGTCAAAGACTTACTGCCACGTGGCAAGTTACAACACTGAAGAAAAAGTGCGGAGGTGTAGTATATAACTGCTCAACCAATCATAATCACTTAAAGTTAATGTGGTACCACGTGGCATGCGAGTGTACCATAGTATATTAGTACTCAACAACTCATTAACCAGATGAACGGCTCAGATCTTTCCACGTAAGATTGCAACCACAGCGTAAACCTTCTCTTTCATCTACAACGCAGCGTCTTCAAAACGACGATGACTTCCCGTTTTCTGCTAAAACCCCTGAAATTTTGCTCGCGCTTAAACGCCGTTAACCTGAGAAACTGTCGTGTATCAGAGATGAGCTCTTCAGCTAGGGTTTCAAGTAACGGTGACGGCGGGGTAGTTCGTTTCCCGTTATCTGCGTCGAACGCTTTGATCATTCAGAAAGGTGATATCACGAAATGGTTCATCGATGGTTCCACTGACGCAATCGTATGTAAATTTTCTTGCAACTATTTAATCAAAAGAACAATGTAGAATTTTATTTATGTATGTATATGAACACGCGCAGGTGAATCCTGCAAATGAGAGAATGCTTGGAGGTGGTGGCGCTGATGGAGGTAAATCACTTTAATTTCTATAcgtaattaaattttgagtttagtTTGTGTTAATACGCTAACTAGTTTCTTAAATTGTAGTAGATGATGCTTTATAGTTAGTGTGGTAGTGAAAATGATCTTGAGTGATGGCTATTTATGCTGGTTTCAGCTATACACAGGGCTGCAGGTCCGGATCTTCTTAGAGCATGTCGGAATGTTCCAGAAGTCAGGCCCGGAGTTCGCTGTCCCACGGGGGAAGCAAGGATCACACCGTGAGTTCTAAGTTTTACATATGGTAACCTTTTTGATGTGCATGTTTTATGTTTATGTTTGGTTGGAATAAGAAAAATTATTAAGAAATGTCTTGAGATTAACCGATTGGATAGAAACATTGTattggatagaacattatggtaGAACTTGATCCATGCTGCCgaccccacttagtgggataaggctcGGTTTTTGCTTGGGTGGAATAAGCACTTACGCTTAAGAGTGATTCACTAGTTTAGTCTCTAAACTCATGGGTTGTAGGATTTGGTCAACTTGTTTCTTGAAATTAATGAAATTTTCAAGTGTTGCTATCACGAAATTTTTACTAGATTTATATAATAGAACCCAAAAATTAAGTAGCCAATTGCATTACTCTGTTTGTGTTGGTTAATTCAGTGAAGAGACTAATGCTATTCGGGATTTTCAATTTTTATGGATCATTATGAAATATTATTGTTTAGCTCTTCTAAAATTTCTTGACTAAATTAGTAGTTCACTTAAAAGTATAATTTTCTTGGATGAACTTATTGAATATAAACTGTTTTAGTTTTAGTTTCTTCATGAGTGTAGAAATtgaaacttatgaaaataagccTTTGCATAAACGTGTCTTATATAGACCTTTTACTTGTTGATATGCAGGGGTTTCTTGCTACCTGCTTCTCATGTTATTCATACTGTTGGCCCAATCTACAATGTTGGTAGTAATCCTGCTGCCTCTCTGGCAAGTGCTTACAGGTATCTTTTTTAACACTTTGTTTGAGAAGctattcttcatcatctttgaaatAGAGAAACTTTATTTCATTTTGTGTTTTAGTTCACTGCCATTATTACACGTGACTGAGAGATTTGTATTATCAATTTGATTTTTCAGGAATAGTTTGAGGGTTGCAAAAGAGAACAACATTCAGTATGTAGCATTCCCAGCCATATCATGTGGTATCTATGGGTAAGTCTATGTTAACAAAATCCCATTTTCCTCTCCCATGTTCTGTTCATTGGTAAATTTGCTTTTTGGAGAGAAttatgggcccgtttgttttggcttttttaaaaaatgatttttatagtgttataaaattttgtgaaaaaaaattttacaaaaagaaacttttgataaaagcttcaaatgaaaattttgtttgaatagttattcttaaaatgtgattttaggtatttcatctatttatgggaaaaaaatttggatatcaaaattttaaaaaatcacttaattttgaagctatttcaaatagattttcataaaaatcatttttgaaatacaattttttgaaaaacatgcAATTTTGACTAatttttggtcttcaataatctatgtttatgttctaggatatcaaaattagtgtttcattttagaaaaaatgaatataaaaaaacttaatattttgaaaaacggttttgaaaaatctattttcaaaaatacaaagaaaa from Vicia villosa cultivar HV-30 ecotype Madison, WI linkage group LG4, Vvil1.0, whole genome shotgun sequence encodes the following:
- the LOC131596131 gene encoding uncharacterized protein LOC131596131 gives rise to the protein MTSRFLLKPLKFCSRLNAVNLRNCRVSEMSSSARVSSNGDGGVVRFPLSASNALIIQKGDITKWFIDGSTDAIVNPANERMLGGGGADGAIHRAAGPDLLRACRNVPEVRPGVRCPTGEARITPGFLLPASHVIHTVGPIYNVGSNPAASLASAYRNSLRVAKENNIQYVAFPAISCGIYGYPYEEAATVAISTIKEFQNDFKEVHFVLFESDIYGIWLNKSDELLKD